TCACGCTTCCTGTAATCAAACCTTAACTCTTTTATTTTGAGCATTAATTCCTGTACCCCCTTACAAGAAGATAGAGGAAAAGGGGCGCTCCCATAAATGCAGTAATAATACCTACGGGCAGCACATACGGAGCTATCACCATCCTTGAGACGATATCCGATGCCAGTAAGAGTAAAGCTCCCACTACACAGGCGGCGGGGATGAGGTATCTCTGGTCATCCCCCACAAACCTGCGGGCAATGTGCGGACAAACAAGACCGATGAATCCTATTATTCCGAGGAAAGAGACTGCTGCCGCTGTTGCAAGGGAGGCGACCAGCATCCCGAATAGGCGTATTCTTTCAACGTTAACTCCCAGTCCTTTTGCAGTTTCATCCCCTGCATCGATTGCCATATAGTTCCACCGGTTGTAGACAAAATATGCGGTTGAAAGTATCGTGATAATTGCCATTATAAAGATGCATTCCCAGTATGCTCTCCCAAGATCCCCAAAAGTCCAGAACACAATTTCCGGCAATTCGGTATCATCAGCGAAATACTGGAGAAGCATGGTGGCTGCTGTGAGAAGGGAACTGAGTGCGACTCCGGTAAGTATGAGTACTTCAGGTGTTGCATTCCTGTACTTTGCAATGGCAAGAATTGTCAGCGTGGATATGAGGGAAAATATGAATGCAAATATCGTGACGGTATAAGGAAGTTCAAAGAGCCATCCCATCCATCCCCTGCCGGATGCCAGAATTGCAAGGGTAGCACCAAACGCTGCAGCATGTGAAATTCCAAGTGTATAAGGAGAGCCGAGGGGATTCCTCAGGATTGACTGGAGTACAACACCTGAAACCGAGAGTGCAATCCCGGCTACGATGGCAGCTATAGCCCTGGGGATTCGCAATTCCCAGATTACCTGCGGTGTATGTATATTTTCAGTTTCAAAACCCAATATTGAATTAATAATTTCCGTGATGGTGAGATCAGCATTCCCGACTGACAGGGAATAGAAGAAGAGTGCTATTAGAATACTGATTGAGATCCCGATGAAAGCTATTTTCTTTCCGATATACCTATGGTAATCGGAATGAAGGGTATTTTCTTCATGGTTGCAGGACGTGTTGCAATATTCCATAGCTTCTTCCTCATTTTATTTTCATTGGAGTTCAATCTTGCCGAAATTATGCCCGAAATTTTCTGCCATTGTATCATAGATTCCTTCGTTTACAGGGCACCCGGAATAAAGGAAGCTGTATATCTCATTGGCTTTGTTTTCAGGGTCAATGTCTTCAAATTTGTCTGGATAGACCTGCTTGCCGACATACCATGCATCTGCCAGAACATTGCCATGGTTGGTTGTGTACCAGTTGTATGGCATTACGCCGTAGAGATTGCCAGATTTTGCAGCTTCAAGATTTGTATAGACTCCTTCAGGCCCAAATGCATCAACCCCGTATTTCTCATTGGTATGGGAGTTTCCGTTTTCTGAAAAATCAAAGGTTGAAAGGTCCACGAAAATGTATTCGATTCCCGGTTCAGTATCCCACTGGAAAAGAGCGTCATCACCGATCTGGTAACCTTCCCAGTCCCCGGTAAGTGAAGTGCTGGCAGCTACATTGTTTCCGTTTATGTATTCAAAAGGAGGGTAATCGGGTTGAGTTGACAGTATCCCATGTGAACCCCTGTATGCAACTCCGGCTACATAGAGGTTAACCGTCTCTTCACCTTCAATCCTGCTGTTTATATCTTCAATTTCATCTTCAAAGAACGCGATAACTTCTTCTGCCCTTTCCTTGTTGTTCATCACGTCCCCCATTGTCGTGAGAGCAAATTTCATATCATCAAAGCCTTCTCCTGTATCCCCGTAATTCAAACCGATTACAGGTATTCCTCCTACGTCATTTGAAAGCTTGTCAGCTCCCTCGGCGTTGGAATATGTGAGGAAAATAACTTCGGGTGCAGGATCAAGCATGAGGATTGATTCGGCATCATAGTCTCCTCTGAATACTCCTATGTAGGGATAATCCTCTTTGTTTCCAAATTGGGGATTTGCTATCCTGTACGGCCGCAATGGATTTTCAATCTCTTCTGGTCTTTGTTCTATATCTTCCACTCCGACAACAGTATCCTGCTCTCCGAGGTAACAAAGATACCGAAGACTTCCTGATCCAATGCAAATAGTGTAGTTTATTTTTTCAGGGACTTCTACATGTCTTCCGTAAGCGTCGGTTATGGTTCTTGATTCTGCTTCTTCTGTCTGGGTCAGGTGTTCTGTTTGTTCGTCACTTGAAAGGCACCCGCAAGTAGTTAAAACAATTACAAAAACGGTTACAAGCATAATTGTTGATGGAAATTTTTTCATAAGATTCCTCGGTTTCATATAGTAAATGAATGTGATTTGGTGTAATTAAATGTTATGAATTTTACTATCTGTAACACTAAATTCTATAAATATTTGTTGGGTATTACTGAGGGGGAGACGATTTGAAGAGGTTTTGCACAATTATCCCAAAACCATTAAATACCATTTGTGCCATATTCAAAATAAACAGCTAGTTTACCAGGAGAGCTAATCCATGTCACAAAGTGTTTTCGAATTATCTGAAAGCCAGAAAAATGAGCTTTCGGCTATGTTTGCAGATCGTGTAAATATGTCGAAGAGGGAACGTCATTTCTACAATCATGATGTAGGCGCTCTTCCTTCAATGGTACGAAAATTCCTTGGAAAGGCAGAGCCTGCTGCGATTGTAAAACTAAAAGATGAAGATGATGTAGTAAAACTGCTCGAATTTGCATCGAAATATTCGATTCCCGTAGTCCCAAGAGCAGGCGCAACTTCCGGTTACGGCGGTGTAATCCCAACAAAGGGAGGTATCATTGCAGATGTTGGTCTCCTTGACAGAATCTATGATGTAGATAATGAAGCAATGGAAGCAACTGTTGGAGCCGGAATCGTCTGGGAGCTTCTTGAGCAGAGATTAAACAAACGTGGTTTTTCGGTTTGCTCAATGCCTTCCAGTGCTCCTGCAGCTACAGTTGGTGGCTGGGTTGCGCAGAACGGTGTTGGTTATGGAAGTTATGAGTATGGCTGGTCACAGGACACAATCCTGAGTGCAAGAGTTGTATTTCCAAATGGTGAAATCAAGGAATTTACGGGCGATGAGTTGTCCGATATTGTTGCTAACTACGGTAGTCTTGGTATCATCACCCAGGTAAAACTCAAAATTAGAAATCATGAAAACACAGTCGCTGTATCTGCAAGTTTCCCGGATGCTTCTTCCATGCAGGAAGCCATCAGACTTGTAGGTGAGCGAAAAATACCACTCTGGTCTATTACATTTATCAATCCTGAATTTTCGGATCTTAAAAACAAGGCTCCTGCAAGATTGCATCATGGCGAACCGGTTTCCGAAGATAAGCCGGAACTTCCAGATGCCTATGTTTGTAATTTCTTCTACCCGGCATCAAGGAAGGTCGATGGTCTTGAAGATGCGATTGTCAAAGCCGGCGGATCAATCCTTCCCGAGGAAGTTGGTGAGCATGAAACCGGTGAATGGTTCAGGTCAATGAAGGTCAAGAGGCTTGGCCCATCGTTTATTCCTGCAGAAGTTGTCATTCCGGCAGATAAGCTGGGTAAGGTAATTTCTGAAATAAACAAAACCGTTTCATTGCCTGTTCTCATGGAAGGGATGGTTGCAAAGGGAGATGAAGTAATACTTCTATGTTTCATACCGCATTCAGAGAAATCCTTTAAGTTCAACATGGCCTTCCCGCTGGCCATCAGCATCCTTCGTATTGCAGAAGCAAATGGAGGAAGAATGTATGCTACTGGTTTGTATTTTGCAAAAGATGCTCCTAAAGTCTACGGTGATCATTTCAGGAAGCTCATGGAGCTTAAGAAAAAGTATGATCCAAAAGACATAATGAACCCTGAAACCCTGACCGGACGGGGTTCGTTTAATGCTGCGATTTCAATGTCCAGGACATTTGAACCTATGATGCGCATTGTAGGCAATATGTCTGGAGTAGGTGATACCAAATTCAGATCGGAAA
This genomic stretch from Methanohalophilus levihalophilus harbors:
- a CDS encoding FecCD family ABC transporter permease, translated to MEYCNTSCNHEENTLHSDYHRYIGKKIAFIGISISILIALFFYSLSVGNADLTITEIINSILGFETENIHTPQVIWELRIPRAIAAIVAGIALSVSGVVLQSILRNPLGSPYTLGISHAAAFGATLAILASGRGWMGWLFELPYTVTIFAFIFSLISTLTILAIAKYRNATPEVLILTGVALSSLLTAATMLLQYFADDTELPEIVFWTFGDLGRAYWECIFIMAIITILSTAYFVYNRWNYMAIDAGDETAKGLGVNVERIRLFGMLVASLATAAAVSFLGIIGFIGLVCPHIARRFVGDDQRYLIPAACVVGALLLLASDIVSRMVIAPYVLPVGIITAFMGAPLFLYLLVRGYRN
- a CDS encoding ABC transporter substrate-binding protein codes for the protein MKKFPSTIMLVTVFVIVLTTCGCLSSDEQTEHLTQTEEAESRTITDAYGRHVEVPEKINYTICIGSGSLRYLCYLGEQDTVVGVEDIEQRPEEIENPLRPYRIANPQFGNKEDYPYIGVFRGDYDAESILMLDPAPEVIFLTYSNAEGADKLSNDVGGIPVIGLNYGDTGEGFDDMKFALTTMGDVMNNKERAEEVIAFFEDEIEDINSRIEGEETVNLYVAGVAYRGSHGILSTQPDYPPFEYINGNNVAASTSLTGDWEGYQIGDDALFQWDTEPGIEYIFVDLSTFDFSENGNSHTNEKYGVDAFGPEGVYTNLEAAKSGNLYGVMPYNWYTTNHGNVLADAWYVGKQVYPDKFEDIDPENKANEIYSFLYSGCPVNEGIYDTMAENFGHNFGKIELQ